The Bacteroides fragilis NCTC 9343 genome includes the window ATCATTTCTGCAGCAGAACCCATTTTAGCTAAAGGAGTACCAACGACATTAGCCAATAAGCCATTATCTTTATGTACTATTAAAGGATGATCGACACTAATAACCACTTCTTTCATTAATTGGGTATCGGAAAACAGACATACTTTATTCATTGCACCGCAAGGTTGGATTTTAGTCTGATAACCGATGTAGGACGTTTTCAAAAGATAATCTCTCCCTTCTTCACCCGGTATCCGGAACGAACCATCCTGATTCGTAACCACTCCATTCACAAAAGCAGAGTCTGCTTTGTCCAGCAATAGCACATTGGCGCAAACTAACGGTTCATTGTTTTCATCAATCACACTTCCTCGAATAGTTATCAAGCGTTTGTCAATGCTCCCTTTCTGAATGACAAAATAGTTTTCTCGTTCTTTATAAATGAACGGGGTACTTTTCAGAACGATGGAAAGTGCTTCCGATTCGTTTCTTTGATGGATAGAGGCAGTGACATGGTAAGTCTCAGTCTCGTTATAGGAAAAAATGATATGCTTCTCCCCCGCTTTCTCAATCAGTTTCAAAACAGCAGGCAGTGGCTTGTTTCTAAGTTCCAACGTGATTTGACCGGTATTCTGAGCCGAAAAAGGATATGCGCACAATAATAATACCACAGCCATCCAGCCTCTTCTGTCGTGTATTCCCCAATTCATTGTTTTTCTATTTTTTAATTAGTTGTTTATTATACTACAACCAAAGTATGCAATCGGGTACGCAATATTACAAAAAAAATAATCCGGAAAGACATGATCAATCCGTAGTTGATAAATAAGCAAGTATACAGGCTTTCAGCCTGCTAAGTCTTATTGGATAGAGAAAAGGCATGATAACACTTAAACGTATGAAAAACAAGATATTCAAAGCACTAAATTCTTGTAGGGAGAAGATTTGCTTTAACACAGTGTTAAAGCTTATGTTTTAAATCTAGACAACAAGTCATTTACATGCAAAAGGTTTGTTATTTACATTCGAAAAAGGAGAGACCTCAAGATGACGTTAACAATGTTAATTGAAAAGCAAGAATACATCACCCGGAATTCAAATACAGCACTATATAACAAAAAAAATTAAATCGTTTTGCTTTTTAAGATTAACCCTTTATATTTGCATCGTTGTTTATGCAATTATTGTTTCTTGTCCTAACAAGGATAACAAGAACAAAACCGGATAAACAAACAGCTCGCAAGCATTGTTCTTTTAAATGAAGTATCACCTTTATAATGTATAAGATGCGATGAAAAAATTACTGTTTCTGTTTTTTCTCCTAACAACTCCCTTTTCCCTGAAATCACAGGGGATTCTATCCTTAGATAGTTGCCGTGCATTGGCCATTGCCAACAATAAAGAGTTGCTGATAAGCGGAGAGAAAATAAATGCTGCACACTACCAAAAGAAAGCAGCCTTTACCAACTACCTGCCTAACTTCTCCGCCACAGGAGCTTACATGCGTAACCAAAAGGAATTCTCATTGCTTAACAATGACCAGAAAGCGGCTCTATCCGGCTTGGGTACAAGTGTGAGCGGTCCGTTGCAACAAGCCGCCCAAGTCATCGGACAGCTGCATCCGGAACTGGCCCCCATGCTTTCACAATTGGGAGGAGCCATTGTCCCGGCGCTCAACGAAGCCGGAACTGCAATTGTAGACGCATTCCGCACCGATACCCGAAATGTATATGCAGGAGCCATCACCCTCACCCAACCGCTATATATGGGTGGCAAGATACGTGCATACAATAAAATCACCAAATACGCCGAAGAACTGGCTCGTCAGCAACATAACTCGGGTATGCAGGAAGTGATTCTCAGCACAGACCAGGCTTACTGGCAAGTTATTTCCTTGGTCAACAAGAAAAAACTCGCGGAAAGTTACCTGAAGCTATTACAAAAACTGGACAGTGATGTAGAAAAGATGATTGCCGAAGGAGTAGCCACCAAAGCGGACGGCCTGTCGGTTCGGGTAAAAGTAAACGAAGCCGAGATGACACTGACAAAGGTAGAAGACGGATTAAGCCTTTCCCGCATGCTGCTGTGTCAACTGTGTGGCATCGACCTAAGCACTCCGATTGTCCTGGCTGACGAACAAGTAGACGATCTTCCGCTGATTCCGGCTACTACCAACTTTGAGATAGAAACAGCCTATGCCAACCGCCCCGAGATCCGCAGTCTGGAACTGGCTGCTAAAATCTATCAACAGAAAATAAACGTGACCCGTTCGGAACATTTGCCTTCCGTAGCATTAATGGGAAATTACATGGTCACCAACCCGTCTGTATTCAACAGTTTTGAAAACAAGTTTAAAGGCATGTGGAATGTAGGCGTTATGGTTCAGTTGCCTATCTGGCATTGGGGAGAAGGCATTTACAAAGTGAAAGCGGCCAAAGCCGAAGCACGCATCGCCCAATACCAACTGGAAGATGCCAAAGAGAAAATCGAGTTGCAAGTCAATCAATCGGCTTTCAAAGTAAACGAAGCCGCAAAGAAACTGGCTATGGCCAAAAAGAACCTTGAAAAAGCGGATGAAAATCTGCGTTATGCAACTCTCGGATTCGAAGAAGGTGTGATCGCTCCCAGTAATGTACTTGAAGCACATACCGCCTGGCTGTCGGCCCAATCGGAAAAGATAGATGCACAGATTGATGTAAAACTGACAGAAATCTACTTGCAAAAGTCACTGGGAACGCTCAAATAAGGTCAACGACCGAGTGCAAACATTCCTGAAAAGCTAATCTCAATAGTAATTTGTAAATCGTAAAAACCGTAAATAAAATGACATCACAAAAATCACAGAACAGCAATATGCTGCTTGCATTCCTCACCCTGCTGGGAGTTATTGTACTGGTTGCAGTTGTCGGTTTCTTCATGCTCCGCAAAGGTCCGGAAATCATTCAGGGACAAGCTGAGGTAACTGAATACCGCGTCTCAAGCAAAGTGCCGGGACGTATCCTGGAGTTCCGTGTAAAAGAGGGACAAAAAGTCCAGGCAGGAGATACACTCGCCATCCTGGAGGCTCCCGACGTAATAGCCAAAATGGAACAGGCTCGCGCCGCCGAAGCGGCTGCACAGGCACAGAACGAAAAAGCCATCAAAGGAGCGCGTCAGGAACAAATTCAAGCGGCTTATGAAATGTGGCAGAAAGCAATCGCCGGTGTCGATATAGCTGAAAAATCATATAAACGTGTCAAAAACTTATTCGACCAAGGAGTTATGCCGGCACAGAAACTGGACGAAGTCACCGCACAACGTAATGCAGCCATCGCAACCGAAAAAGCAGCAAAGGCCCAATACACGATGGCAAAGAACGGTGCCGAACGTGAAGATAAAATGGCTGCAGCAGCTTTGGTGGACCGTGCCAAGGGAGCTGTTGCCGAAGTGGAGTCGTACCTCAAAGAAACTTATTTGATTGCCCAGGCAGCCGGAGAGGTTTCCGAGATATTTCCCAAAGTGGGCGAATTGGTAGGTACCGGCGCCCCCATTATGAATATCGCCATAATGGACGATATGTGGGTGACTTTCAATGTACGTGAGGATCTGCTAAAAAATTTGACCATGGGATCAGAATTCGATGCTATCGTACCCGCATTGGACAATCAGACCATTCGCCTGAAAGTGCATTATATGAAAGATCTTGGTACATACGCTGCCTGGAAAGCAACCAAGACCACCGGCCAGTTCGACTTGAAAACATTCGAAGTAAAAGCGACTCCGCTTGAAAAAGTAACTAATCTGCGTCCTGGAATGTCAGTCATCATCAAGAAATGAAAGAAAGAGAAAAGAAATATATAGCCCTGTGGTTAGTCATGAAACGCGAATGCCACCGTCTCGTGTCTCGCCCGCTCTATCTCTTCTGCATGGTGATAGCTCCGCTGTTTTGCTATATTTTCTTCACCACGCTGATGGACTCGGGGTTACCGACCAATATGCCCGTTGGCGCTGTAGACCTGGACAATTCTGCCAGCTCACGAAACATTCTCCGCAATCTGGACGCATTCGGGCAAACAGCTGTCGTGGCGCGTTATAGCAGTGTTAACGAAGCACGTACAGCTATGCAGGAAGGCAAAATCTACGGATTTTTTTATATACCCAAAGGAATGTCGGCCGATGCCCAGAGTCAACGCCAACCCAAATTATCTTTTTATACCAACAACTCCTACCTGATTGCCGGCTCATTATTGTTCAAGGATATGAAGATGATGTCCGAACTTGCCTCAGGAGCTGCCGCCCGTTCAGTTTTATATGCCAAGGGAGCAACGGAAGATCAGGCGATGGGATATTTACAACCCATTGTCATCGATACACATCCGATACAAAATCCTTGGTTAAATTATTCGGTCTATCTATGCAATACGCTTGTTCCGGGAGTATTGATGTTGTTGATATTCATGGTAACAGTATTTTCCATCGGTGTGGAAATCAAGGACCGCACGGCCCGGGAGTGGCTGCGACTGAGCAACAACTCCATCTACATCGCATTGGCCGGTAAGTTGCTTCCACAAACCGTGGTATTCTTTATCATGGGTATATTTTACAATGTCTATCTGTATGGATATCTGCACTTCCCATGTAACAGCGGAATTCTTCCGATGCTGTTGGCAACCCTCTGCCTGGTATTGGCATCGCAATGTTGCGGTATCCTGATGATAGGCACACTGCCTACCCTTCGCCTCGGTCTGAGCTTCGCTTCGTTATGGGGAGTCATTTCTTTCTCCATTTCAGGCTTCTCTTTTCCGGTGATGGCCATGAATCCGGTATTGCAGGCACTCAGTAACCTGTTCCCCTTGCGCCACTATTTCCTGATCTATGTAGACCAGGCACTCAACGGATACAGCATGGCTTATTCCTGGTCAAACTATATGGCATTACTGATTTTCATGTTACTTCCGTTCTTCGTGGTACATCGGTTGAAGGAAGCTTTGATATATTATAAATACGTGCCCTAATGAAAGATATAAGTTTAAAAGATAAGATAACACAAGGCATCAATGACCTGTTTTATATCTGGAAGCGGGAATTTCGTACTACATTCCGCGACC containing:
- a CDS encoding HlyD family secretion protein, yielding MTSQKSQNSNMLLAFLTLLGVIVLVAVVGFFMLRKGPEIIQGQAEVTEYRVSSKVPGRILEFRVKEGQKVQAGDTLAILEAPDVIAKMEQARAAEAAAQAQNEKAIKGARQEQIQAAYEMWQKAIAGVDIAEKSYKRVKNLFDQGVMPAQKLDEVTAQRNAAIATEKAAKAQYTMAKNGAEREDKMAAAALVDRAKGAVAEVESYLKETYLIAQAAGEVSEIFPKVGELVGTGAPIMNIAIMDDMWVTFNVREDLLKNLTMGSEFDAIVPALDNQTIRLKVHYMKDLGTYAAWKATKTTGQFDLKTFEVKATPLEKVTNLRPGMSVIIKK
- a CDS encoding TolC family protein, which codes for MKKLLFLFFLLTTPFSLKSQGILSLDSCRALAIANNKELLISGEKINAAHYQKKAAFTNYLPNFSATGAYMRNQKEFSLLNNDQKAALSGLGTSVSGPLQQAAQVIGQLHPELAPMLSQLGGAIVPALNEAGTAIVDAFRTDTRNVYAGAITLTQPLYMGGKIRAYNKITKYAEELARQQHNSGMQEVILSTDQAYWQVISLVNKKKLAESYLKLLQKLDSDVEKMIAEGVATKADGLSVRVKVNEAEMTLTKVEDGLSLSRMLLCQLCGIDLSTPIVLADEQVDDLPLIPATTNFEIETAYANRPEIRSLELAAKIYQQKINVTRSEHLPSVALMGNYMVTNPSVFNSFENKFKGMWNVGVMVQLPIWHWGEGIYKVKAAKAEARIAQYQLEDAKEKIELQVNQSAFKVNEAAKKLAMAKKNLEKADENLRYATLGFEEGVIAPSNVLEAHTAWLSAQSEKIDAQIDVKLTEIYLQKSLGTLK
- a CDS encoding ABC transporter permease — protein: MKEREKKYIALWLVMKRECHRLVSRPLYLFCMVIAPLFCYIFFTTLMDSGLPTNMPVGAVDLDNSASSRNILRNLDAFGQTAVVARYSSVNEARTAMQEGKIYGFFYIPKGMSADAQSQRQPKLSFYTNNSYLIAGSLLFKDMKMMSELASGAAARSVLYAKGATEDQAMGYLQPIVIDTHPIQNPWLNYSVYLCNTLVPGVLMLLIFMVTVFSIGVEIKDRTAREWLRLSNNSIYIALAGKLLPQTVVFFIMGIFYNVYLYGYLHFPCNSGILPMLLATLCLVLASQCCGILMIGTLPTLRLGLSFASLWGVISFSISGFSFPVMAMNPVLQALSNLFPLRHYFLIYVDQALNGYSMAYSWSNYMALLIFMLLPFFVVHRLKEALIYYKYVP